The following proteins are co-located in the Carassius gibelio isolate Cgi1373 ecotype wild population from Czech Republic chromosome A21, carGib1.2-hapl.c, whole genome shotgun sequence genome:
- the LOC127941578 gene encoding liver-expressed antimicrobial peptide 2-like, which translates to MKMIVLTALLSLLLTSQVQPAPIDTDWATGLIHRAKRSLLWRWNTLKPVGSGCRDHYECGTNYCRKHTCSFNKAQQACD; encoded by the exons atgaagatgatCGTCCTGACCGCTCTGCTGTCTCTGCTCCTGACCTCACAG gtcCAGCCGGCACCCATAGACACTGACTGGGCGACCGGACTGATCCATCGGGCCAAGCGCTCGTTACTCTGGCGGTGGAACACTCTGAAACCCGTGGGTTCTGGATGCAGAGATCATTATGAGTGTGGAACCAACTACTGCAG gaAACACACTTGCTCCTTCAATAAAGCTCAACAGGCGTGTGACTGA
- the LOC127941571 gene encoding lysosome membrane protein 2: MQLRSCCVYSAGVLCVLLLIAGIAMALAQVFQKLINNRIKEQVVLENGTEAFSVWQTPPPPVHMQFYFFNLTNPAEVLEGDKPLVQQIGPYTYREHRPKEEVKFLDNGTRVAAVNPKTYVFEPNMSRGSEDDIVRTVDIPVVTVMEKYKDTVLISRIISDVMKAKGIGMFRTFRVGDLLWGYEDPLLKELKQFVSDDHFGLFYKKNGTDDGDYIFLTGKQNYQDFSRIDEWNGQSTLNWWSTEECNMINGTDGASFHPIITKTEKLYIFSSDLCRSIYAQYESDVSVRGVPGFRFVPPSEVFANITINPDNAGFCVPAGNCLGSGLLNASVCKEGAPIIMSSPHFYQADDKLVQDVIGMNPKKVEHETFIDVNPLTGLLLRGAKRLQVNVYLHQIPAFSQTEKIQTLVFPVMYLNESVVIDEESAKKLYAVVTEANVIINIPFIVISVGILLGVIFIVFMCRQQTPTNSEQEPLISS, translated from the exons GCCGGGATTGCGATGGCTTTGGCGCAGGTCTTCCAGAAGCTCATAAACAACAGAATAAAGGAG CAAGTAGTTCTGGAAAATGGAACGGAGGCGTTTTCGGTTTGGCAAACCCCACCACCGCCGGTTCACAtgcaattttatttctttaatctgACCAATCCTGCAGAGGTTCTGGAAGGAGACAAACCTCTCGTCCAGCAGATCGGCCCGTACACGTACAG GGAGCATCGGCCGAAGGAGGAAGTGAAATTTTTGGACAACGGAACCAGAGTAGCGGCTGTCAATCCCAAGACATATGTGTTTGAGCCCAACATGTCACGGGGATCTGAGGATGACATCGTCCGAACGGTTGACATCCCTGTTGTG ACCGTGATGGAGAAATACAAAGACACTGTCTTGATCAGTCGCATCATCTCTGACGTGATGAAAGCAAAGGGCATCGGCATGTTCAGGACGTTTAGAGTCGGTGACCTGCTGTGGGGTTATGAAGATCCGCTGCTCAAAGAACTCAAACAGTTTGTGTCCGATGACCACTTTGGACTTTTCTACAAG AAAAATGGCACCGATGACGGTGATTATATTTTCTTGACCGGGAAGCAGAATTATCAGGATTTTTCTCGTATAGATGAGTGGAACGGACAGAG taCGTTGAACTGGTGGAGTACAGAAGAGTGTAACATGATCAACGGCACCGACGGAGCGTCTTTCCATCCCATCATCACAAAAACTGAGAAACTCTATATATTCTCCTCTGATCTGTGCAg GTCTATATATGCCCAGTATGAGTCTGACGTGAGCGTACGAGGGGTTCCCGGTTTCCGTTTTGTCCCACCCAGCGAGGTGTTCGCTAATATTACGATTAACCCGGATAACGCAGGCTTCTGCGTGCCGGCTGGGAACTGTCTCGGCTCCGGCCTCCTCAACGCTAGTGTCTGCAAAGAAG GTGCGCCCATCATCATGTCCTCCCCTCATTTCTACCAGGCAGATGACAAATTAGTCCAGGATGTGATCGGGATGAATCCCAAAAAGGTGGAGCACGAGACATTCATTGACGTCAACCCG CTCACTGGACTGTTGCTTCGTGGTGCGAAGCGTCTTCAGGTGAACGTCTACCTGCATCAGATCCCAGCGTTCAG TCAAACTGAGAAGATCCAGACGCTGGTGTTTCCAGTGATGTACCTTAATGAG AGTGTCGTTATTGATGAGGAATCGGCCAAGAAGCTGTACGCAGTGGTTACGGAGGCGAACGTGATCATCAACATCCCCTTCATAGTGATCAGTGTAGGCATCTTACTGGGCgtcatcttcatcgtgttcatgTGCCGCCAGCAGACGCCAACG AACTCCGAGCAGGAGCCCTTGATTTCATCATAA